The genomic stretch GTTGGAAGCAATTGCGGCAGCGACCCCACGTGGTCATCGTAAAACATCATTGGCCGCCTTGTCTGACGAGTCGGTACGAGGCAACAGGGCATGGACGCGGATTGCGCCCGGCGTTGGGGGCTTAGGAGGAAGCTTTGCTTCAGCCCCAAGCTTATGAATAATGTCCGATAACAGATATTATGTAAAGTACGAGATTGGAGCCGATCCCTTTGGGATCACGAAGGCTGGCCGAACCGAACTGATGTAGATGTATTGGTCAGACAGGAATTTGGCTTTGATTCGGCGTAGAGTGATGCCGTGAAATTACTCTTTTCTACGACCCTGCTGATTGGATTACTGGCGCCTTTCTCATACGCGCAACAACAAGCAAAACCACCCACCCTGTTGGTTCACGCTGCACAGTGCCTCCTTACGAAAGACTTTGCCGCTCTTCCCAAAGCTAAAGCTCTAGATTTCGGCTTCGTGCTTGACACGAAATCTTACCCTGGTCAGAAGATGCTCTACGTCGTCAACTACACAGGCCCTGACCGCTCGAACGGCATGATCTTTACCCTGTTCCTTGAGCGGCGCCAAAGACGGCAGGTTTTCAACATTCAGAACAACGGGACGTTCGTGAGATCCAAGAAAGGCGTTGACTTCACTAATTCTCCGTTAGGTGGGATTTGGACACAGGAGCATCTCGTATCAGCCATTAAGCAAATTGAACAAGGGTCACGCTATACGATTCCTGTCAAGGATTTGCGCGCTCCAGCCGTCGAGATCGAGTGCGCGTCTTATGCGGACCGATCGTGAGTCTGACCAGTCGGCAGCAGACAGCATTTATGGCTATTCGTCGGTTCCTGACATGAATTCTGGTTCTTGACTGTCATTCTTTCTCAGTGCCGTCCGGTCGTTTCCTGACAACAATTTTGGCTTCCGACAGAGTTGCCTGGCACCTGCTCGAAGTTGCTGACGGTGCACTCTCGACAGGTTCGGCCATTGCACAGGCGATCATGCGTAAAGACGCTTGGCTGGTACTGTGGCCAGCGAGTTTACTCCTCGCCGTTCTTCTCACATGTCGGAGGTGCGATCTTGGGATTTGTTTCGATGCGCGCGCCATGAGTAAATTGTCTGAAAAAGTATGCAAGTTCTTGCAGCAGGCCCAGCCTTAAGCGCCCCCCTTCGTTTAGGTCAAGTTCAACATTTCATGAAGCTAATTCGAGTCTCCAGAGTGGACTCCTGAATGCTGCATCCATCCCACACTCTTCTACAAGGATGGCAAATGGCACGTAAGACTGGGGTTTTGTGCAGTATTGTGTTCACTCTTCTTGTTTTGTTCGCTTCGAGTGGAGTGGCCCACGCAACGTCTGGGTTGGGGCAGACCTTTGTGGCACCCAATTCTAGCAATTACCTTCAGAGCGTCTACACCGGTAGTTTGTCAGGTGGGACCATCAGCGCACCGTACACGTTTTCCCTTTACGCGTTCGCGGGCAATACCTTGGTCGGCGCGCCGCTGTTTGAAGAATCGCTGAATGGACCCGTATCGTCTGGTCTTACGATCGATATCGGGGAGCAGTTGACGGCCGGGCAACAGTACGTCTTTCTCCTTTTGACTAGTGCTGGAAGTGTTGCCGCGGATGGGGACCAGCATATTGCAGATGGCAACCTCATTTCTTGCACTGGTACGAATTGTTTTGCGCCGCTCGGTAGTACAACTGATGTCCAAGGGTTTGCGCTGAACTTCTCGGATGCACCCAACTCCGTGCCAGAGCCGTCCACGATCGTGTTGCTTGGAAGTGGTGTTCTTGGATTCGCTGGAACGATCCGGCGCAAACTTCTTAGCTAAGAATTGAGCATGTGCTTAAAAAAGAGCCGCCCCAGTGGCGGCTCTTTCTGTCTGCGTCACACCGTGCGAAAGACGTCAGACTTCATCGCGGACGGCGCCAATTTACTCGACTTCTGACACCGGCCGAAGTGCTGCGCTTTTGACCTTCGTCGAATGCAGCAAGGCGAGCTTCCAGGTGTTCCCCGACCGGCGCAGGATCGCACTTTCCAGGTATTTCCGGCTACGCGAGCCATTCTTTTTCTCGGTCGAGTCTGATTTCAGGAAGTAAACGGCGTAGGCTGTGTCACCATGAATCTTGACGGTCCGGAAGTCGAACTCGTCCGTCCGCTTGTACTCGATGTCCGCGGACGGCATCAACGCGATATCGCCGTCGATATCGAGCAATGCACCGTCCTCCAGCAGCAGATAGTCGTCGGTCAGCATCGTCCGGTACTTCTGCTTGTCGAGATCGCTGAACGCGTCGTACGCGCTCCGAATGACCTGCTTGATGGCTTCGGTCTGGTCTGCGGCATTGGCCAGTGGAACCACGGCAGCCCCAAGCACAATCGCTGCGGATCCCTTCAGAACCTCGCGTCGTTTCACGGTTGATCTCCTGTGGGCACGCAAGTATAGCGGGTCGAAGCCGGTTATTTTGCGTCCTGGAGGATCACGAAGTCGCTTTTCGGGCGTTCCTGCTCCCACTCAGCCCAATCTTCGCCAAAGAGTTCGATTGGGTGCTGAGTTCGAATAGTGCCATTGCCGCAGCGGAGCGAATCGGCCGGGCAGTACAGATCGCATCCCCAGCAGATGCGTTCAGGGTTCTTAGGATGTAACGGAATCTTGGCCATACTTCAAGTATCGCTTTAAGCGAAGGTGGTCCTTACCTCTCGATATGTACCTACTGTAGGCCTGTTTGGCGGGTATGGATGTGTCAAAAGTCACACGTGAGTTCAATAAATACCCGATGTCTACTCAACCGCGAAGACCGCGTGCACGGTGGCCGTTTCCTTGATCTTCACGGGGAAAAGTTGAAGCATGGGAACTACTACAGCGCTCGAGACGGCCGCGGTATTCAGGCTGAAGTTTCGTCCTGCATACCGAAGCACATCGGGAGCCCTATTATTCGCGTATACGAGCTCTCCGAGCTTAGTTCCCAGACCCTTCGCCATCTGATCGGCAATCCGGCGGGCTTTAGCCAACGCGGCAGCGCCTGCCTCAGCCTGGAGTGCTGCGTGATCAGAAAGCTCCCAGTCGACGTCCTTAATCCGATTCGCGCCCGACTTCATCACCAAGTCCACGAGTTTTTGTGCCTCCGAAGCCGGTAACTTAACTTTCCATGACTGCTCCGCTTCAAAGACTTGAGTTTTCCGTTGCTCCTGAGTCCATTTCTCTTTGTCGTCTTCCTCAATACGGCGCACGAGGATGTTTTCTGTCTCAATTGCTTCCTTTGGGATGCCACTATCGAGCATGGCCTTGAGCACACGTTCCGATGCACGAATATTGTTCTCGTACGCCTCCTTGCTGGTGGCACCGTAGTTCTCGAAAGCGAACGTGACGGTGGCCATGTCCGGTTCGGCTGTGGCGGAAGCGTCGGCGGTGACGGTGATGGTTTTATTGGCACGGCTAACCTGAACTTCTTGGGCGGAGAGATTGATTGCTGATGCGACAACAAGGAGTATAGCCAGCTTTAAGTAACGCATGAGTTCCCTTTCGACCCAGGATGGCGCTGTTGTACACCACTGGTCCGCTGGCGTAAAGTGCCGGGTTCACACCGTTTTCCGCCACGTGCGCCGCTCCAGTACAATTCCCTGCTGACCAATTCTTAGGGAGGACTGCCCGATGGCGCATAATCATCCGCCGAAATTTCTGGCGATTGTGGACGACGCGAAGAAACGAGTGCGCGAGTGCACCGTGGACGATGTGAAGAAGAAGCTGGAAGCTGGCGAGAAGTTCGTACTGGTGGATGTCCGCGAGGACAACGAGTGGGCGGCCGACCATCTGCCCGGCGCGGTTCACCTTGGCAAAGGCGTGATCGAACGCGATATCGAGAAGGCTATTCCTGATACGGCTACGCCGATGGTCCTCTATTGCGGAGGCGGCTTCCGTTCTGCGCTTGCCGCCGACAACCTCCAGAAGATGGGCTATACCAACGTGATCTCCATGGACGGCGGCATCCGCGAGTGGCGGGAAAAGGGCTACAAACTCGAGAAGTAGATTGACTTAGCTAAGTCTAGCTAAGATAATATCTCCATGTATACAGTGCACCAAACCAAGACGAACTTGTCAAAGATCCTCCGGGAGGTTACTGAGCAACGCAAAGAGGTCGTCATTGCTCGTGGCAATGAGCCGATTGCGAAGATCGTCCCCATCGATAAGAAGGTTCAGCGCAAGGTCGGGACAATGAAGGGCAAGTTGGTGGTGGAGGACTCGTTCTTCGCTCCCTTATCGGATGAGGAACTGAAGGATTGGGGCATCGAGTGATTCTTCTCGATACTCATGTGCTTGTCTGGTTTCTGAACGGCGACCCGCGACTTCCTGATGCGGTCAAGACAATCATTTTGGATGAACCACAGGTGTACGTATCTGATGTATCGTTCTGGGAAATCGGCATCAAGGCGCGCCTGCCGAAACGTGGTTCTGCTTTCCTGCTTAAAGGGCGTCCTATCGAAACCGAAGAAGACGTGAGGAAGATCGTCAACGAATGTGGCGTACAGGGCTTCCTCACCTTGCCCATCACAACTGAAGCAATCCTCCTTGCTCCCTTTTTAGGAGGCGAGCACAAGGACCCGTTTGACCGAATGCTGGCCGCTCAGTCGCTTGTGCCAAGTTTCATGACGCTCGTCAGTGCGGACAAAGTATTCGATACGCTCAGTCCGAATCTCAATCGGTACTGGCCAGGCGAAAGCGGAGACGATGCTGCCAAGCGGAAGAAGCCCAGTAAACGGGCTACCTAGTCGCGCTACCTGCTCGGCATCTTCTCCAGCCGCATATAAGTCACCTGAGCAACTGCCACTTCCCTTCCATTTCTGTCGCGCATCGTGACGTTGATCGGCACCAGCGTGCGTCCGAATTTTATGATCTTGGCTTCCGCCGTAACCTCCGTCAGGCACGGTGCCAGGAAGCGGATGTTCATGTCGGTCGTGGTCATCACCGCATCCGGACCGGTCATAGTCAGCACGGCGACACAGGCCGTGGTATCGGCCAGGGTCATGAGGAGGCCGCCGTGGAGAGAATCGTAGATGCCGTGGAGGTTGGTACGGTTCGGCATGGAAATGGTCGCTTCGCCCGCGCCCAGCGACTGAATGGTCATCTCCAGGCTGCTGGAGATTGGAATGGTGTGGAACTTCTGTCGGACGGCTTCGGCGGCTGCGGAGTCGAGCATTGGCATCATTCCCAATTTAGCACTCGTGAATAGGACAAAATGTCCCATCCATGGGCGAGTAGGACAGTCTGGCCCAATGCGCCCATTCCTTCGACAGGCACACCCAATCTTTTCAGCAACTTACAGTCAAACGAGTTTGGACACTCTCCTGCATTAAGAAGGTCACCGTTGCTGTGCGTACTCCGACGGCGGGCAGGTTTTTGAGCACAGCAGGCAGGAGAAACAGATGCTGACAGGGGTTGGGCAGGTCAAACATAGCGCGACATGGGGCGGCGCGAAGACGGGTCCCTCGCCGGCGGATAAACGCAATGGCGAGAACCAAGCTTCCCGCAAACGCTCCAATGCGAAACGAGCCGCGCAGTTCGTGCTCTGCTTCGGATTGGTGCTGATGTTCTGCGTAAGCGCTTCGGCAAAAAAGTGGGAAAAGAAAGTATCGCCGGAGCTCTACCAGATGATCCTTACTGGCGACAAAGGCCAGACCGTCGACGTGATCGTCCAGTACAAAAGGAACGTACGCAGGAACGACCGCGACGAAGTCAGGAAACGTCATGGCCGGGTCAAGCGCGAATTCGGCAGCATCAAGGGCATGCACGTCACACTGCCTTTGAAGGAAGTCGACAACCTCGCTGAGGACAAGGACGTGCGCTACGTGACGCTCAATCGAGCCGTCACCATGAACATGGACTCCACCACCTACGCCGTGGCGGCCGACCTCGCATGGTCGTACGGTTATGACGGAAGCGGCGTCGGTATCGCGATCATCGACAGTGGCGTTACGCCTCATCGCGATCTGAATATCGGTCCTTCAAACCAGTCGAGAATCGTATACAGCGAAAGCTTCGTGCCTGGCGATGCGAGCACCTACGACGCCTACGGTCACGGCAGTCACGTGGCCGGCACGGCCGCAGGAAACGGCTTCAGCTCACGCTACGGTTATACGTACCAGTTCGACGGCGTGGCGAGGGACGCGAACATCATCAATCTGCGCGTTCTGGATGGAAACGGAGCTGGCTCCGACTCGGCGGTGATTGCGGCCATCGATCGTGCGATCGCACTGAAGAACCTCTACAACATCCGCGTGATGAACCTTTCGTTGGGCCGCAAGGTGTACGAGAGCTTCGCGCTGGATCCGCTGTGCCTTGCGGTTGAGAAGGCCTGGCAGGCTGGCATCGTCGTAGTGGTAGCAGCCGGCAACAACGGCCGCGACAACACCTACGGCACCAACGGCTACGGCATGATCGGCTCGCCCGGCAACGACCCCTACGTGATCACCGTCGGCGCCATCGACACGCAGTCCACCTTCACCACCGGCGACGACAAGATTGCTACCTACAGTTCCAAGGGCCCCACGATGGTCGATCACATCGTGAAGCCAGACATCGTCGCTCCCGGCAATAAAGTCGTGTCGCTGCGTACCGCCAACAGCAAGCTGTCCAACGACAACCCCACCGCATGGGTCACATGCCTGGGTTGCTCGGCGGACGGAGCGAAGTACATCAAGCTAAGCGGCACCAGCATGGCGACCCCAGTGGTCTCAGGCGCCGTTGCCATGATGCTGCAGAAGAACCCGTCGCTGACACCGGACATGGTGAAGGCGC from Terriglobales bacterium encodes the following:
- a CDS encoding PEP-CTERM sorting domain-containing protein, whose amino-acid sequence is MAHATSGLGQTFVAPNSSNYLQSVYTGSLSGGTISAPYTFSLYAFAGNTLVGAPLFEESLNGPVSSGLTIDIGEQLTAGQQYVFLLLTSAGSVAADGDQHIADGNLISCTGTNCFAPLGSTTDVQGFALNFSDAPNSVPEPSTIVLLGSGVLGFAGTIRRKLLS
- a CDS encoding nuclear transport factor 2 family protein; its protein translation is MKRREVLKGSAAIVLGAAVVPLANAADQTEAIKQVIRSAYDAFSDLDKQKYRTMLTDDYLLLEDGALLDIDGDIALMPSADIEYKRTDEFDFRTVKIHGDTAYAVYFLKSDSTEKKNGSRSRKYLESAILRRSGNTWKLALLHSTKVKSAALRPVSEVE
- a CDS encoding DUF3079 domain-containing protein — translated: MAKIPLHPKNPERICWGCDLYCPADSLRCGNGTIRTQHPIELFGEDWAEWEQERPKSDFVILQDAK
- a CDS encoding SIMPL domain-containing protein, which gives rise to MRYLKLAILLVVASAINLSAQEVQVSRANKTITVTADASATAEPDMATVTFAFENYGATSKEAYENNIRASERVLKAMLDSGIPKEAIETENILVRRIEEDDKEKWTQEQRKTQVFEAEQSWKVKLPASEAQKLVDLVMKSGANRIKDVDWELSDHAALQAEAGAAALAKARRIADQMAKGLGTKLGELVYANNRAPDVLRYAGRNFSLNTAAVSSAVVVPMLQLFPVKIKETATVHAVFAVE
- a CDS encoding rhodanese-like domain-containing protein, which codes for MAHNHPPKFLAIVDDAKKRVRECTVDDVKKKLEAGEKFVLVDVREDNEWAADHLPGAVHLGKGVIERDIEKAIPDTATPMVLYCGGGFRSALAADNLQKMGYTNVISMDGGIREWREKGYKLEK
- a CDS encoding type II toxin-antitoxin system prevent-host-death family antitoxin, translated to MYTVHQTKTNLSKILREVTEQRKEVVIARGNEPIAKIVPIDKKVQRKVGTMKGKLVVEDSFFAPLSDEELKDWGIE
- a CDS encoding type II toxin-antitoxin system VapC family toxin, which produces MILLDTHVLVWFLNGDPRLPDAVKTIILDEPQVYVSDVSFWEIGIKARLPKRGSAFLLKGRPIETEEDVRKIVNECGVQGFLTLPITTEAILLAPFLGGEHKDPFDRMLAAQSLVPSFMTLVSADKVFDTLSPNLNRYWPGESGDDAAKRKKPSKRAT
- a CDS encoding PaaI family thioesterase, whose product is MLDSAAAEAVRQKFHTIPISSSLEMTIQSLGAGEATISMPNRTNLHGIYDSLHGGLLMTLADTTACVAVLTMTGPDAVMTTTDMNIRFLAPCLTEVTAEAKIIKFGRTLVPINVTMRDRNGREVAVAQVTYMRLEKMPSR
- a CDS encoding S8 family peptidase, yielding MLTGVGQVKHSATWGGAKTGPSPADKRNGENQASRKRSNAKRAAQFVLCFGLVLMFCVSASAKKWEKKVSPELYQMILTGDKGQTVDVIVQYKRNVRRNDRDEVRKRHGRVKREFGSIKGMHVTLPLKEVDNLAEDKDVRYVTLNRAVTMNMDSTTYAVAADLAWSYGYDGSGVGIAIIDSGVTPHRDLNIGPSNQSRIVYSESFVPGDASTYDAYGHGSHVAGTAAGNGFSSRYGYTYQFDGVARDANIINLRVLDGNGAGSDSAVIAAIDRAIALKNLYNIRVMNLSLGRKVYESFALDPLCLAVEKAWQAGIVVVVAAGNNGRDNTYGTNGYGMIGSPGNDPYVITVGAIDTQSTFTTGDDKIATYSSKGPTMVDHIVKPDIVAPGNKVVSLRTANSKLSNDNPTAWVTCLGCSADGAKYIKLSGTSMATPVVSGAVAMMLQKNPSLTPDMVKARLMKTAKKTLPMYSTGVNSLGQTFETQYDVFTYGAGYLNIAAALNNTDISSGVALSPRAVYDSLTGKVTLDTSNWTSQVLDKSVLWGGSVLWGESVLWGDSVLWGDSVLWGDSVLWGDSVLWGDSVVWGNSNTAGFSVLWGDSVVWGSRDAASIAFSEGQGGDCTIGETGAVVCQ